Proteins encoded in a region of the Panicum hallii strain FIL2 chromosome 3, PHallii_v3.1, whole genome shotgun sequence genome:
- the LOC112884358 gene encoding seipin-1 translates to MDSSPHHVPRYQRDYSLPDAFYNGRPRGAAAGEVNDALLFLAVPAGWLIRLVAFLGELVASAILSLVFPVAILIGVLRALPAVVASNLRRAARGLLAAACTFAALVAALFVSVLLGFVLVRHWVEEPVTVRQPLYFDYTEAQPSAALALGGARGVALPAGHAVRVSMALLLPYSYHNREVGMFQIKAEAISVSGSTIASAAQPYMLRYKSNPVRLAQSAVMCVPLTLGMRSETQTANLKVLQYREGHGRHKRTGLIRVMLQPRAGTVQLPQVYRAEVVVQTTLPWIKSLARGLKWTLCVWVSFSVYIVLVVFAICWVRPPAASARNRRSSELQANGKMASDLDTGDVGESPGKELSEDFTLKRRERRSKRKAQFRTQPHGVSIELEFTKGSTSGVAVVDTAQAMNGP, encoded by the exons ATGGATTCATCACCACACCATGTGCCCAGATACCAGCGCGATTACTCCTTGCCGGACGCGTTCTACAACGGCCGGCCAAGAGGCGCAGCCGCCGGGGAGGTCAACGATGCGCTCCTCTTCCTTGCCGTCCCGGCCGGCTGGCTCATCCGGCTGGTCGCCTtcctcggggagctcgtcgccTCTGCCATCCTCAGCCTCGTCTTCCCCGTCGCCATTCTCATTGGCGTACTGCGGGCCCTTCCCGCGGTGGTCGCATCTAACCTCCGGCGCGCGGCCCGCGGCCTGCTCGCCGCGGCGTGCACCTTTGCTGCCCTTGTCGCCGCGCTGTTCGTGTCCGTGCTGCTCGGCTTCGTTCTTGTCCGGCACTGGGTGGAGGAGCCGGTGACCGTGCGCCAGCCTCTCTACTTCGACTACACGGAGGCGCAGCCGAGCGCCGCGCTGGCCCTCGGCGGAGCGCGGGGCGTGGCGCTGCCGGCCGGGCACGCCGTGAGGGTGTCGATGGCGCTGCTGCTGCCCTATTCCTACCACAATCGCGAGGTTGGCATGTTCCAG ATTAAAGCAGAGGCCATCTCTGTAAGTGGAAGCACCATTGCATCAGCTGCACAGCCATACATGCTGAGGTACAAGAGCAACCCTGTCCGGCTAGCGCAATCAGCTGTGATGTGTGTGCCACTCACGCTGGGCATGCGCAGCGAGACCCAGACTGCAAATCTCAAGGTGTTGCAGTATAGGGAAGGCCATGGCCGTCACAAGAGAACAGGGCTCATCAGAGTTATGCTGCAGCCAAGAGCTGGTACAGTGCAGCTGCCTCAGGTGTACAGAGCAGAGGTTGTTGTGCAGACAACTCTTCCATGGATAAAGAGTCTGGCACGCGGCTTGAAATGGACATTATGTGTGTGGGTGTCTTTCTCTGTCTACATTGTCCTCGTTGTTTTTGCCATTTGTTGGGTCCGGCCCCCTGCAGCATCCGCGAGAAATAGAAGGTCATCTGAGCTTCAGGCCAATGGAAAGATGGCTTCTGATTTGGATACAGGAGACGTTGGTGAGAGCCCAGGCAAGGAGTTATCTGAAGATTTTACActgaagaggagagagaggagaagcAAGCGGAAAGCACAATTTCGAACGCAACCACATGGAGTCAGCAT